Proteins encoded within one genomic window of Armatimonadota bacterium:
- a CDS encoding DUF362 domain-containing protein, giving the protein MSTVAVLRTSPATVLDDYEKLMHLAGYKDYLSSQNDTLLKLNLSWTKFFPACSTAPWQLEGVIRTMLNDGWDTTKLIPVENKTVVTNPRLGAKNNKWIPVLNKYGLKFVPLTDVEWTKYEFKTPLLMLDKIFPKGIEIPKMFIGKNVLHLPTVKTHGHSITTGAIKNAFGGLLKEVRHYAHKYIHEVLVDLLIMQKELHPGVFAVMDGTVCGDGAGPRTMEPKIQNFILASGDSVAIDAIAAKMMGFEPMEIPYIRMATEMGLGCGNPSEIKVVGEDISGVNFGFRTKKSLVILGDQIIRKGWLQPLEKLLLHSPLVFWAPLASTIYHDWYWYPTKGKKAIREFMETEWGKLFASYS; this is encoded by the coding sequence ATGTCAACGGTTGCAGTATTGAGAACAAGTCCTGCTACGGTGCTTGATGACTATGAAAAGCTAATGCACCTAGCAGGTTATAAAGATTACTTATCAAGCCAAAACGATACCCTGCTCAAGCTAAACTTGTCATGGACGAAATTCTTTCCCGCATGCTCAACGGCGCCTTGGCAGCTTGAGGGGGTAATTCGAACAATGCTTAACGATGGCTGGGATACCACGAAGTTAATCCCTGTGGAAAATAAAACTGTTGTTACTAATCCGCGACTTGGGGCGAAGAACAATAAATGGATTCCTGTGTTGAACAAATATGGGCTTAAGTTTGTGCCGCTGACTGACGTAGAATGGACTAAATACGAGTTCAAAACACCTTTGCTAATGCTGGACAAAATCTTCCCCAAAGGTATTGAAATACCAAAAATGTTCATTGGTAAAAACGTCCTTCATCTTCCCACTGTAAAGACGCACGGTCACAGCATAACTACAGGTGCGATTAAAAATGCGTTTGGTGGTCTTTTGAAAGAAGTTCGGCACTACGCGCATAAGTACATCCACGAAGTGCTTGTCGACCTACTGATAATGCAAAAAGAACTGCATCCAGGCGTTTTTGCTGTGATGGACGGCACCGTTTGTGGCGATGGCGCGGGGCCGCGAACAATGGAACCAAAAATACAAAATTTTATCTTAGCGAGCGGAGATTCAGTGGCTATCGACGCAATAGCAGCAAAAATGATGGGATTTGAGCCCATGGAAATTCCATATATACGAATGGCTACTGAGATGGGACTAGGTTGCGGCAATCCAAGTGAGATTAAGGTTGTTGGAGAGGATATATCAGGTGTTAATTTCGGATTTCGAACAAAGAAAAGCCTAGTTATCTTGGGGGACCAAATTATCAGAAAGGGGTGGCTGCAGCCATTAGAAAAGCTACTTTTACATTCACCGCTTGTGTTTTGGGCTCCTCTTGCGTCAACGATATACCATGATTGGTATTGGTATCCGACAAAGGGGAAAAAGGCTATTCGCGAGTTCATGGAAACTGAATGGGGCAAGTTGTTTGCAAGCTATTCTTAA
- a CDS encoding metallophosphoesterase, which produces MRNTNAKLGLVAVVICLILANKVFATTYGCEINYASFAQLRLYINNPAKKISYRFVVPPSLNGKTLYGVYIYSTDGKGSIPICRVGLQADIDGLPSGSWLSTGQVPVTTTFLPAGRGTFEPIQLPGYTLSAGTAYHLVICYESGVANSQNYVAFAYAAGHDKADMSVLTDYGNGWVMHKNADPIFALNFGQGQFYGQVYTNCTDQLIYGSGSNSGFGQQFVATNTAIIKRISFLMRLAGSPTASCRIVIKDVQSGEVLVDEVFCTPADFPRSSSRFSNCYWVGHDLTSPVTLTAGRTYRIWLYEDGYGGDAYNCYRIRCFSTTSETLSPLTWGGSTSCSIAITGWGNLTHLPRADTPFRLNTASLEINYRHLTCVTPTSATIVVSTNRTSNVTVEYGETNQYGMTANSSNLSRHEIVLTRLQAGKNYHYRLTCIDSSNPNNSIITEDSEFRIPLPDDTITVDVIGDLQQCSNSYAIGQVIGRRGDILLTAGDNTELAQFIPGVNPTKEEAKFEWQLFLGLLNPSSWSPALYLTTGNHDNVSATTCAQAWQEELTLPTNGASEMYYSFDYGPAHFVVLDSASIDRTISSQQLDWLKQDLGSTNKPWKIAVIHYLIKGMSPLEEIHNWWVLKNADTLHQIFTQYGVRLVLQGHRHVYNRYVKDGIFYVINSTMSYDLSYAPFGWETPYSGVEELENIDGESGTIPAYINFAGSTRLEISPEQLTVSFIDGADRVLDKFSLAPSNFDLISPANEATVSSATPTFSWAPSIDDASGLVEYELWIDNQLCVDNIPPQWTYCIPFSPLSDGAHTWCVIARNRAGLSRLSETFTVNVNVGSEPDITPPTNPVNVIVYSSSDREEILQSNHWYSFQTPLIIWNGATDDSSGVDGYYVYFGTNPNAEPVFSGTYCRVNWYAPTTLSLDGYYYLRIRTVDNRGNFSPDVFEGFVYWLDATSPTQPGIPLTITPTLDPTPVWQWAPSVDNASGLAGYRIDVVVEKSGYFRVCNLWLGNTTIWEQTVSLEPGNYMCRVQAIDNVGRASLYSEWGKVLILPVNSIAWAKTLKPGIGVSLSGKVVTASFADCVYIEEPNRCSGLRINGSFPVAIGDEVSVSGTTSLTDTGEFCISNASVSVTSSGINIRPILINQRNIGYGILSNKIALGPNVTSMLMKVHGRVIGILSDGFYLDDGSLLEAPNGAFGIKVSTCDLAPGSFTPPNVGDYVIATGIVCHYKTGSNVYPYIRCRVPSDLVICR; this is translated from the coding sequence ATGAGGAATACAAACGCCAAACTAGGGCTGGTGGCAGTCGTTATTTGTTTGATTCTCGCAAACAAGGTATTTGCGACAACATACGGCTGTGAGATTAATTACGCTTCCTTTGCACAGTTAAGGCTTTATATTAATAATCCAGCAAAAAAGATATCCTACCGATTTGTAGTTCCTCCGTCCCTCAACGGCAAGACCTTGTATGGAGTATACATTTATTCGACCGATGGCAAGGGTAGCATCCCCATATGTCGCGTTGGTTTGCAAGCAGATATTGACGGTTTGCCGTCGGGATCTTGGCTTTCAACGGGACAAGTGCCGGTTACAACCACATTTTTGCCAGCTGGGCGTGGAACTTTTGAACCTATTCAACTGCCGGGATACACATTATCAGCAGGAACAGCATACCATTTAGTAATATGTTATGAGTCAGGTGTCGCCAACAGCCAAAATTATGTGGCTTTTGCTTATGCTGCAGGCCATGATAAAGCTGACATGTCTGTTCTTACTGATTATGGGAACGGTTGGGTCATGCATAAGAATGCAGACCCAATATTTGCTCTAAATTTTGGACAAGGCCAATTTTATGGTCAAGTTTATACTAATTGTACAGACCAGCTTATATACGGCAGTGGCTCTAACTCCGGCTTTGGTCAACAGTTCGTAGCCACTAATACTGCTATCATCAAGCGCATATCATTTCTTATGCGATTGGCAGGTAGTCCAACAGCTTCTTGTCGCATAGTAATCAAAGACGTGCAGTCAGGCGAAGTTCTTGTAGATGAGGTATTTTGCACCCCTGCTGATTTTCCACGATCCAGTTCAAGGTTTTCAAACTGCTACTGGGTAGGCCATGATTTAACATCCCCAGTAACATTGACTGCAGGTCGAACTTACCGTATATGGTTATATGAAGATGGATATGGAGGGGATGCATATAATTGCTATAGAATAAGATGTTTCTCAACCACCTCAGAAACACTATCACCATTAACTTGGGGAGGCTCAACCTCCTGTTCAATTGCCATAACAGGATGGGGTAATTTAACACATTTGCCTCGTGCTGATACTCCTTTTCGCTTGAATACAGCTTCTCTGGAAATCAACTATAGACATCTGACATGTGTTACGCCTACCTCCGCCACAATTGTAGTAAGTACAAATAGAACTTCAAACGTAACAGTAGAATATGGTGAAACAAACCAATATGGAATGACCGCAAACTCATCAAATCTCTCACGCCATGAGATAGTATTGACTAGACTTCAAGCTGGAAAAAATTACCACTATAGATTGACATGCATTGATTCTAGCAATCCCAACAATTCAATAATTACTGAGGATTCTGAGTTCAGAATTCCACTTCCTGACGATACAATAACAGTTGACGTTATCGGCGACCTTCAACAATGCTCTAATAGTTATGCAATCGGTCAGGTAATAGGGAGACGTGGCGACATACTTTTAACAGCAGGCGACAATACGGAACTCGCACAATTTATACCCGGCGTCAACCCGACAAAAGAAGAAGCAAAGTTCGAATGGCAATTATTCCTTGGGCTGCTTAATCCTAGCTCTTGGTCACCGGCGCTTTATTTAACAACAGGCAACCATGATAATGTATCTGCAACAACCTGCGCTCAGGCTTGGCAGGAAGAACTGACACTGCCTACAAACGGTGCCTCTGAAATGTACTACTCCTTTGACTATGGACCTGCGCACTTTGTAGTTCTGGATTCTGCATCTATTGACCGAACAATCAGCAGCCAGCAGTTAGATTGGTTAAAGCAAGATTTAGGAAGTACAAACAAGCCTTGGAAGATTGCAGTAATTCACTATCTTATAAAGGGAATGAGCCCTTTAGAGGAAATACATAATTGGTGGGTTCTAAAAAATGCCGATACCTTGCATCAAATCTTTACTCAATATGGAGTTCGTCTTGTGTTGCAGGGCCATAGACATGTATACAACCGTTACGTAAAAGATGGAATATTCTATGTGATTAATTCGACAATGAGTTATGACCTTTCTTACGCCCCCTTTGGGTGGGAAACTCCCTACAGCGGCGTGGAGGAATTGGAGAATATCGATGGCGAATCAGGTACTATACCTGCATATATTAACTTCGCTGGCTCGACCCGCCTGGAGATATCACCTGAGCAACTTACCGTGAGCTTTATTGATGGAGCCGACAGAGTATTAGATAAGTTCTCGCTAGCGCCTAGCAATTTTGATTTAATTTCTCCCGCAAATGAAGCAACTGTATCGTCAGCAACCCCAACTTTTTCATGGGCTCCTTCAATCGATGATGCTAGCGGATTAGTTGAATACGAACTATGGATAGATAATCAACTATGTGTCGACAATATTCCACCCCAATGGACATATTGTATTCCATTTTCACCTCTAAGTGATGGAGCACATACTTGGTGCGTAATAGCCAGGAACCGAGCCGGTCTTAGCAGATTATCGGAGACTTTCACTGTAAATGTTAACGTTGGCTCCGAACCAGACATAACACCTCCAACTAATCCAGTTAATGTTATTGTGTATTCTAGCTCAGATAGGGAGGAGATTCTTCAAAGCAACCATTGGTACAGCTTCCAAACACCCCTAATTATTTGGAACGGTGCCACAGACGACAGTTCAGGCGTGGATGGCTATTATGTATATTTCGGTACAAATCCGAATGCAGAACCAGTTTTTTCTGGTACTTACTGCAGAGTGAACTGGTATGCTCCGACCACGCTAAGTTTGGATGGCTACTACTACCTAAGAATACGCACTGTTGATAATAGAGGCAACTTTTCTCCTGATGTCTTTGAAGGTTTCGTTTATTGGCTAGATGCCACTTCGCCAACGCAGCCTGGTATACCCTTGACAATTACTCCAACGCTCGATCCAACCCCGGTATGGCAATGGGCGCCTTCTGTGGATAATGCATCAGGCTTAGCAGGATACCGAATAGACGTAGTAGTTGAAAAATCAGGCTATTTTCGCGTATGCAACCTTTGGTTAGGAAATACCACAATATGGGAGCAAACTGTTTCTTTGGAACCAGGTAATTACATGTGTAGAGTTCAAGCAATTGATAATGTTGGGAGAGCCAGTTTATACTCGGAATGGGGAAAAGTATTGATCTTGCCTGTTAATAGCATTGCTTGGGCTAAAACTTTAAAACCAGGCATAGGAGTTTCCCTGAGTGGCAAGGTTGTCACGGCTTCTTTTGCTGATTGTGTTTACATCGAAGAACCTAACCGTTGTTCAGGACTTCGCATAAACGGTTCGTTCCCGGTTGCAATTGGCGATGAAGTAAGTGTATCTGGTACGACGTCTTTGACTGATACCGGCGAGTTTTGTATTTCCAATGCTAGTGTTTCGGTAACCTCTTCTGGTATTAACATTAGACCGATACTTATAAACCAAAGGAATATTGGGTACGGAATTCTTTCTAACAAGATAGCGTTGGGACCAAATGTTACGTCAATGCTGATGAAAGTTCATGGACGAGTAATAGGAATCCTTTCAGATGGCTTTTATTTGGATGATGGCTCTTTACTTGAAGCACCTAATGGTGCCTTTGGAATTAAGGTATCCACTTGCGACCTTGCGCCTGGCAGCTTCACGCCGCCTAATGTGGGCGACTATGTCATAGCAACTGGAATAGTATGCCATTATAAAACAGGCAGTAATGTTTACCCTTACATTAGGTGCCGAGTTCCTTCGGATCTTGTAATATGCCGATAA
- a CDS encoding GAF domain-containing protein, whose amino-acid sequence MSDPAQKRIQEVSAIYEISQAINNLSIDELLKLITEKAADVMDAQACSLMLKDPNKDELVIKASYGLSEQIVEETRVAIGEGVAGRVALTGEPMLLTNLQNDPRFINTDVVPRPEIASSICVPLRDEGSNILGVLSIRRISPAKMFTEEDVKLFSVFASQAALAISNSHLYASLKDRVQELSVLHEASKELSGAYSVENAAHSLARLATQMIDGSSAMVLLHERRHGVRIQAASGVAAKIQNTIAETIDEGFIAWMHGLREPKTILTKNKNRWPTSLYRLADVLKRSFARIIAIPLIAEGNVIGLLLLCNKKDKQIEKQKVRLLSIISSQAATIIKNTTRYKEQIEQKALELTALYQLSERISTAANLKEALDSILDIVRDIVWYDQGYISTIDYEKKTMTLQAWRGIDIKPSETEVPLEKAPLSKWTISERKAIVAPDISKDNRFNKPAVFSGIVKSLMSIPLIVQDEVVGVLNIGSHAPNLYTEESVRILSIIASQAAALYKELETSSALANYTDNILRSIAAGVVTLDSDGRVLTWNKAAEEIVDIPANQVIGKHFAEIVNNIGISETDKERTLSIIKNVFRSGHGYLGHKLEYHPTQGDAEVIYINMNITQLRDHTGEVLGLVLIFEDVTKEIEMENEMRRISELAAVGQLAATIAHELRNPLSSIKGAAQFLRKEYEDHSAIKEFLDIIIDEVNVLSKITTEFLDFARPTKLNLKETDVNDVVFRTLQFMQLEITKQNVHVRQNFNYNLPRIWADDKQLEQVLRNIILNSLQAMPDGGNLYVDTAQADNAVRVIITDTGIGIPSDKIDKIFVPFFTTKTKGTGLGLSIVRKIVENHGGTVRVQSEVGKGTTFEITLPIRSDRARILSSEVDTITQREEAELLRRSHHREIPT is encoded by the coding sequence ATGTCTGACCCGGCACAAAAGCGCATTCAAGAAGTTTCCGCAATTTACGAGATTAGTCAAGCCATCAATAACCTCTCTATAGACGAGCTTCTGAAGCTCATAACGGAGAAGGCCGCTGACGTTATGGATGCACAGGCATGCTCGTTGATGCTTAAAGACCCAAATAAAGACGAGCTGGTCATCAAAGCGAGCTATGGCTTGTCTGAGCAAATAGTTGAAGAAACTCGGGTTGCAATTGGAGAAGGCGTTGCTGGCAGAGTTGCGTTGACAGGCGAGCCTATGCTACTGACTAATCTTCAAAATGACCCTAGGTTTATCAATACGGACGTTGTACCACGGCCGGAAATTGCCTCTTCAATATGCGTGCCACTAAGAGATGAGGGCTCAAATATACTAGGGGTGCTAAGCATCCGGCGAATTTCGCCAGCTAAAATGTTCACCGAAGAAGATGTCAAGCTGTTTAGCGTTTTTGCAAGCCAAGCAGCCCTCGCAATATCAAACTCCCATCTTTACGCCAGCCTAAAAGACAGGGTGCAGGAGCTTTCCGTTCTGCACGAAGCAAGTAAAGAGTTAAGTGGTGCATACAGCGTTGAAAATGCGGCGCATTCGCTAGCCCGTCTTGCAACGCAGATGATTGACGGTTCGTCTGCGATGGTACTTTTACACGAGCGTAGGCATGGGGTCAGAATCCAAGCAGCATCTGGTGTAGCTGCCAAAATACAAAATACCATAGCAGAGACAATAGACGAAGGTTTCATTGCATGGATGCATGGTTTGCGTGAGCCAAAAACCATTTTGACCAAAAACAAGAACCGATGGCCAACGAGTTTATACCGACTGGCAGACGTGCTAAAACGCTCGTTCGCAAGGATTATAGCCATACCGCTAATTGCAGAGGGCAATGTAATAGGCTTACTTTTGCTTTGTAATAAAAAAGATAAGCAAATCGAGAAACAAAAAGTTCGCTTACTTTCAATAATCTCCTCGCAGGCTGCAACAATCATTAAAAATACCACTAGATATAAAGAGCAGATTGAACAGAAAGCGCTTGAGCTAACCGCGTTGTACCAACTTTCAGAGCGCATAAGCACCGCTGCAAACCTAAAAGAAGCTTTGGATTCGATTCTTGACATAGTTCGCGATATAGTTTGGTATGACCAGGGTTATATATCAACGATTGATTATGAAAAGAAAACAATGACCCTTCAGGCTTGGAGAGGTATTGATATCAAGCCTTCAGAAACAGAAGTTCCACTTGAAAAGGCGCCCTTAAGCAAGTGGACAATCAGCGAAAGGAAAGCTATTGTTGCTCCAGATATAAGCAAGGACAACCGTTTTAATAAGCCAGCTGTCTTTTCAGGAATAGTAAAATCACTCATGTCAATTCCATTAATTGTCCAAGACGAAGTGGTTGGCGTGCTAAACATCGGTAGTCATGCGCCAAATCTTTATACTGAGGAAAGTGTTCGGATACTTTCGATTATCGCTTCTCAAGCAGCTGCTTTATATAAAGAGCTAGAGACGTCAAGTGCTCTTGCAAACTATACTGACAACATTCTTCGAAGTATTGCTGCAGGAGTTGTAACACTAGATAGCGACGGTAGAGTATTAACATGGAACAAAGCAGCTGAAGAGATCGTGGATATACCCGCAAATCAAGTGATTGGGAAACACTTTGCAGAGATCGTAAACAATATAGGTATTTCGGAAACCGATAAGGAACGAACGCTTTCTATTATTAAGAATGTATTTCGTTCGGGGCATGGATACCTTGGGCACAAACTGGAATATCATCCAACCCAGGGAGATGCAGAAGTTATCTATATTAATATGAATATCACCCAGCTACGTGATCATACTGGCGAAGTCCTTGGGCTTGTTCTAATATTCGAAGATGTAACAAAAGAAATCGAAATGGAAAACGAAATGCGGCGCATTTCGGAGCTTGCAGCAGTAGGCCAGCTAGCTGCAACGATTGCCCATGAGCTCCGGAATCCTTTAAGCTCTATAAAGGGCGCCGCGCAATTCTTGCGAAAAGAATACGAGGATCATTCAGCCATAAAGGAATTTCTTGATATTATAATCGATGAAGTCAATGTTTTGAGCAAGATTACAACCGAATTCTTAGACTTTGCTAGACCAACGAAGTTGAATTTGAAGGAAACAGATGTGAACGATGTTGTATTTCGCACTCTTCAGTTCATGCAACTTGAAATCACAAAGCAAAATGTTCACGTTCGCCAAAACTTCAACTACAACCTGCCAAGAATTTGGGCAGATGACAAGCAGCTTGAACAGGTATTGCGCAACATCATTTTGAATTCTCTTCAGGCAATGCCAGATGGCGGAAACTTGTATGTGGACACAGCCCAAGCAGACAATGCAGTTCGAGTCATCATAACAGACACAGGCATTGGAATACCAAGCGATAAAATTGATAAAATTTTCGTTCCATTCTTTACAACGAAAACAAAGGGAACAGGCTTGGGACTTTCGATAGTGCGCAAAATCGTAGAAAATCATGGCGGTACGGTACGGGTGCAGAGCGAAGTAGGAAAAGGAACAACTTTCGAGATAACCTTGCCTATAAGGAGCGATAGAGCTAGAATTTTGTCTTCGGAGGTTGATACTATAACACAAAGAGAGGAAGCAGAGTTATTAAGACGCAGTCATCATCGGGAGATTCCCACGTAA
- a CDS encoding sigma-54 dependent transcriptional regulator, with protein sequence MENNKSILIVDDEPNIRRVLDAVFTKEKYQVFTAENGKKALDIIATEPGLSVMLCDLIMPDLNGIEVLKAAKELNPNLSVVMITAHGTIKSAVDAMKLGAFDYITKPFDMDEIKLIVKNAYERSRLLGENIELKQELKARYRFDNIVGSSTKMQEVYKIVERVANSNATVLIRGESGTGKELIARAIHYNSPRSSKPFIAVSCAALPETLLESELFGHEKGAFTGAIGQKAGRFELAHQGTLFLDEVPEISPSVQVKLLRVLQEREFERVGGTKTIKVDVRVIAATNRNLEELVEHGQFRADLYYRLQVIQIFLPPLRERREDIPELVEFFINKYNKANNKEVKGVSPQVMDLFMKYNWPGNVRELENAIERGVVLTEPGADLITPDLLPMSIQVAAETS encoded by the coding sequence ATGGAAAACAATAAGTCAATACTAATTGTTGACGACGAGCCGAATATCAGACGTGTGCTCGATGCTGTTTTTACAAAAGAAAAATACCAAGTATTTACTGCCGAGAATGGCAAAAAAGCCCTCGACATAATTGCAACGGAGCCAGGGTTGTCTGTTATGCTTTGTGACCTCATAATGCCTGACCTTAATGGCATTGAGGTTCTCAAAGCGGCAAAAGAGCTAAATCCCAATTTATCGGTTGTTATGATAACAGCCCACGGCACAATCAAGAGTGCTGTTGATGCAATGAAGCTTGGGGCTTTTGACTATATAACAAAGCCCTTTGACATGGATGAGATAAAACTAATTGTAAAAAACGCTTACGAACGTAGCCGTCTTCTGGGCGAAAACATTGAGCTAAAACAAGAGTTAAAAGCGCGCTATCGTTTCGACAATATTGTTGGAAGCAGCACGAAAATGCAGGAAGTTTATAAAATCGTAGAGCGTGTTGCAAATAGTAATGCAACTGTGTTAATCCGAGGTGAAAGTGGAACGGGTAAGGAGCTAATTGCTCGCGCAATACATTACAACAGCCCAAGAAGCTCAAAACCATTTATCGCGGTATCATGCGCTGCTCTACCTGAAACATTGCTAGAAAGCGAGCTTTTTGGGCATGAAAAAGGTGCATTCACAGGAGCAATAGGTCAAAAGGCTGGTCGTTTCGAACTTGCCCACCAAGGAACTTTATTCCTTGACGAAGTTCCGGAGATTTCCCCATCTGTGCAAGTAAAGCTACTTCGGGTTTTGCAAGAAAGGGAATTCGAACGAGTTGGCGGCACAAAAACAATAAAAGTAGACGTTCGGGTAATTGCAGCGACTAACCGCAATTTAGAAGAACTTGTTGAGCACGGGCAATTTCGCGCTGACCTTTACTACCGTCTCCAAGTTATTCAAATCTTCCTTCCACCTCTTAGAGAGCGGCGAGAGGACATACCTGAACTCGTTGAATTCTTTATTAATAAGTATAACAAAGCGAACAATAAAGAAGTTAAAGGCGTGAGTCCCCAAGTTATGGATCTCTTCATGAAATATAATTGGCCAGGGAACGTTAGAGAATTAGAAAACGCAATTGAGCGAGGAGTCGTACTTACAGAACCAGGTGCCGATTTAATAACTCCAGACCTACTCCCCATGAGCATTCAGGTAGCAGCTGAAACGTCTTAA
- a CDS encoding response regulator, protein MIRKRNILVADDEVNLCKILEAELKNAGYAVTVVHDGVQAVEKAREIDFDIIVLDLRMPEMDGLNALREIRKHDKETPIIIMTAYENHDTMASALSMGATACINKPFDLDSITALVKATLDDGNGQKSVDWSGSVRTVFFNKNQPVLVEVHDGEYVGQYHSRIEDKDDRTLTILCPTSGGSHIILSPGTPVSIGLAGEDAFYSFETTVLAQRENYLPLIVLSKPSVIYRVQRRKHARIAAKIAVEMALVEKTGENEENSTIGPVFTVYTENIGAGGLKIVTRQRLPDGATVRIWASNVPGLGELTGTGRITRAQKISVNSHEDWEYGIQFTKIADEVRHTLAQVAESKVTV, encoded by the coding sequence ATGATTAGAAAACGCAACATACTGGTCGCGGACGACGAGGTCAATCTCTGCAAGATTCTCGAGGCAGAGCTGAAAAATGCAGGATATGCGGTCACCGTGGTTCATGATGGGGTACAGGCTGTCGAAAAAGCTAGAGAAATAGATTTCGACATTATCGTCCTTGATTTGCGAATGCCAGAGATGGATGGCCTTAACGCACTGCGGGAAATTCGCAAACATGACAAGGAAACTCCCATCATAATAATGACAGCTTATGAAAATCACGACACCATGGCCAGTGCCCTATCAATGGGAGCCACCGCCTGCATTAATAAACCATTTGATTTGGACAGCATCACCGCCCTTGTGAAAGCCACGCTCGACGATGGAAATGGCCAGAAATCAGTAGATTGGTCAGGGTCCGTGCGCACAGTATTCTTCAATAAAAATCAGCCGGTGCTAGTTGAAGTCCACGATGGTGAGTATGTTGGGCAATATCACAGCAGGATAGAAGATAAAGATGACCGGACATTGACCATACTTTGTCCGACAAGCGGAGGAAGCCATATTATTTTGAGCCCAGGCACGCCGGTTTCTATTGGACTCGCCGGCGAAGATGCGTTCTATAGCTTTGAGACAACAGTTCTTGCCCAGCGTGAGAATTATCTTCCGCTTATAGTTCTAAGCAAGCCTTCGGTAATCTACCGCGTTCAGCGACGAAAGCACGCGAGAATAGCTGCTAAAATTGCTGTAGAGATGGCGCTGGTTGAGAAAACTGGAGAAAACGAAGAAAATTCTACAATAGGCCCTGTTTTTACGGTTTATACCGAGAATATTGGAGCTGGTGGATTGAAGATAGTAACTCGCCAAAGACTTCCCGACGGAGCAACGGTAAGAATATGGGCTTCCAATGTGCCTGGCTTAGGCGAGCTTACGGGAACCGGCAGAATTACACGTGCGCAGAAAATATCTGTGAACAGCCATGAAGACTGGGAATATGGCATCCAGTTCACAAAAATAGCCGATGAAGTGCGACATACACTTGCTCAAGTGGCTGAGTCAAAAGTAACCGTTTGA
- the rfbD gene encoding dTDP-4-dehydrorhamnose reductase, translated as MRILITGAAGMLGNDLQKVLGGENELILTDIVGDFIPLDITDTQNVRDLLFKVHPDLVIHSAAYTDVDGCEREPEKAYRINSFGTWNVATGCEAIKIPIIYISTDFVFDGEKGEPYYEFDTPNPLSHYGKSKYAGELYVSSLCSKYYIIRTAWLYGEKGKNFPRTMLTLAKTRKELTVVDDQIGSPTFTYDLALKIRDLIQSPLYGIYHVTNKGLCSWFEFAKTTLALAGITDVEVKPIKSSEWPSPTKRPKYSVLKHWALEMQGMDDLRHWEEALKDFIKRISNGL; from the coding sequence ATGCGAATATTGATTACCGGAGCTGCCGGTATGCTTGGCAATGATCTTCAAAAGGTCCTCGGAGGCGAAAACGAACTAATTCTGACCGATATAGTTGGCGATTTCATTCCGCTAGACATAACGGATACCCAAAATGTTAGAGATTTGCTCTTTAAGGTGCATCCTGACCTTGTAATTCATTCTGCAGCTTATACCGATGTTGATGGGTGCGAGCGAGAGCCAGAAAAAGCATATCGCATAAACTCATTTGGCACATGGAATGTTGCTACAGGATGCGAGGCTATCAAAATACCGATTATTTATATAAGTACTGATTTTGTCTTTGATGGTGAAAAGGGCGAGCCTTATTATGAGTTTGACACGCCAAATCCTTTAAGTCATTATGGCAAATCGAAATATGCAGGTGAATTGTATGTAAGCTCACTCTGCTCAAAGTATTACATTATTAGGACTGCCTGGCTATATGGCGAAAAAGGAAAAAATTTCCCACGCACTATGCTTACCCTGGCGAAAACTAGAAAAGAACTGACGGTTGTAGATGACCAGATTGGCTCGCCTACATTTACATATGATTTAGCACTTAAAATTAGGGACCTTATTCAATCTCCACTTTATGGCATTTATCATGTTACAAATAAGGGTTTGTGTTCATGGTTCGAATTTGCAAAAACAACGCTAGCACTTGCGGGTATTACTGATGTAGAAGTTAAACCGATTAAGTCTTCCGAATGGCCAAGTCCGACAAAACGTCCGAAATATTCTGTTCTGAAGCACTGGGCGCTTGAGATGCAAGGAATGGACGACCTTCGTCATTGGGAAGAAGCCCTCAAAGATTTCATAAAGCGGATTTCAAATGGATTATAG